The following proteins come from a genomic window of Drosophila sulfurigaster albostrigata strain 15112-1811.04 chromosome X, ASM2355843v2, whole genome shotgun sequence:
- the LOC133847461 gene encoding LOW QUALITY PROTEIN: uncharacterized protein LOC133847461 (The sequence of the model RefSeq protein was modified relative to this genomic sequence to represent the inferred CDS: deleted 1 base in 1 codon) has protein sequence MDRAGMQARPVPAPRRLYPEIRAADYENIEINVNSSSSSANTASSTNQINHSHSNNSNNNNNINNNSACKKLNIDVENMHASCAEKKLPAYSHNKLILQELNVEQPIYGPDANENVPTESLYATPKPAPRQRARAELLLEKEEDEEREREAEAVKAAEEQPGTLPKKALRAAPQVPTKQQQLELERRRPDRCSISSEFSTTSIGGNGQPEDDSRYASNASLDCSESGSQSGKFKSPSPGYVDVEGEHKDVQREPQTETDIESQTQNESETDTETETETESDIEIETEAEADGAASSDLSEISASCDDPKNLLRSLGNTSKLLGEAIGERVAFKAKGAKKRIDKNLKSSTEAISNLGTDLRNAAGKRFGSNFSLGRRDKATAAGGAPATGTSLDSQAEAELERRRTMPNTDVFSAIQFNSPLHRNANGGGQTDLSEQPADELTYEVPPMQSKLKPAKAAKPPSYDEALRSRPTPPVPAVAAKHLALEAAQKVQLRSQQQSSSGDSTGEELPMPAFPAPRLSQHLDALQPPTRHKRRKNYENIQLRRPPVDSAELHELNRVAADAERKESLLLNANIAAEEARAPKPERSDSWQFYDEAAVNPGEAEEEDVDCDSCSSPEPLYANQEATYGKLFEMATSSNSRNKLLTPQPELACISEDGELDSNDGAVGGWSGAGVGAGTHAELIEEFDPLMSKSSTLARSNKSNELLLLEHLLEEDTYGTIKREQDDVSMCTSEEDARNNDATTPTTPTRTTAAIRIPPDAVEARAKPFLCRLDEKVSASAVVVDLSAPSRNRTNWFVGDKANTHIEGDSPPTYLEAIGGDGQPLATSSSSAAVGASTSAAAAATTTSPTAAAGGETRSTLGSRFRQTMNAFSNVKLRMDAMKRRASFKGAAQRQSDVKVALQMVPRPCLSPLLVRYEGPLVRFPSGVVEDILKEMQNRKAILRDRQFQTFLDQEMKTPKELIPLDTITTLQCVSNSRVTDSATHFYCFEVTTSQPKNGNATSDNMSSNPNLLMTSNACGNVKQQRVAHLYGVGKESERGVWMQKILESLTNSVPVKYTCHYYRAGWCYLKNSITSEWSGTWLVLRKSQRRLIFVSEANGNVEKMDLRKARCIVLKESDDSIDNLHVESGPLLMIDCPPYSVYMIMSSARETKIWRHIIREVAHNNGFSLGDQQLTRYDVPVIVDKCINFVYIHGSMSEGIYRKSGSENSMHKLMSAFRADAFNVEITRNEYNEHDVANVLKRFMRDLPERLLGKLTDSFVFVTELAVASEKIPIYRELLGRLSTIEHETLRRIVGHLVFISSQQAKNKMSIQNLTMIWGPTLLAKKCDELIYSQKEADVLTDLIVLYKNLFPCSADEMKKEQAMLMCLQKYYAAAETLKDAVKQSGDIKIWISLNPNPDNTTEEKTQVNATISPTKTAYELCREYSEKMRLPTHQLTLYEVILNDSLERPLHHDAKVFDVILNWSYWPEEDRKHNYLVVRPIDMLREVQRAVKNLATVTPGKELRFADYRTKSFKTLQCELRDGKIVVSKKDKNDKTTIIREIFLQSSTAYLGCERKRDFPWSWAITFVERTQAQIMRSRDAPYIGHVLAGSEWVDRTIWYSSIWYCLHGDNILPPAEIIIK, from the exons ATGGATCGGGCGGGAATGCAGGCACGTCCCGTGCCGGCTCCGCGTCGCCTTTACCCGGAGATACGGGCAGCCGACTATGAGAATATCGAGATCAAtgtgaacagcagcagcagcagcgcaaatACTGCCAGTAGCACCAATCAAATCAATCacagtcacagcaacaacagcaacaacaacaataatataaacaacaacagtgcgTGCAAAAAGTTAAACATCGATGTGGAGAATATGCACGCAAGTTGCGCTGAAAAGAAACTGCCAGCTTATAGTCACAACAAACTGATACTCCAGGAGCTGAACGTGGAGCAGCCGATCTATGGACCCGATGCCAATGAGAATGTGCCCACAGAGTCGCTTTATGCAACGCCCAAGCCAGCGCCCAGGCAGCGAGCAAGAGCGGAACTGTTGCTCGAGAAGGAGGAAGAcgaagagcgagagcgagaagcGGAAGCTGTGAaagcagcagaagagcaaCCTGGAACATTGCCAAAGAAGGCATTGCGTGCTGCGCCTCAAGTGCCaacgaagcagcaacaactcgaactcgaacgtCGTCGTCCCGATCGCTGCTCCATCTCGAGTGAGTTCTCCACAACGAGCATTGGAGGCAACGGGCAGCCGGAGGATGATTCCCGTTACGCATCGAATGCATCGCTCGATTGCAGCGAGAGCGGCTCACAGAGCGGCAAATTCAAGTCGCCGTCACCCGGGTACGTAGACGTTGAGGGTGAGCACAAGGATGTTCAGCGGGAGCCCCAAACTGAAACAGATATTGAAAgtcaaacacaaaatgaatCCGAAACCGAtacagaaactgaaactgaaactgaatctGACATCGAAATCGAAACAGAGGCCGAGGCGGATGGCGCCGCCTCGTCCGATCTGTCGGAGATTTCTGCGAGCTGTGACGATCCCAA GAACCTGCTGCGTTCGCTGGGCAACACATCGAAGCTACTCGGCGAGGCGATTGGCGAGCGCGTTGCCTTCAAGGCGAAGGGCGCCAAGAAGCGCATCGACAAGAATCTAAAGAGCTCCACGGAGGCGATCAGCAATCTCGGCACCGATCTGCGAAACGCTGCTGGCAAACGTTTCGGTTCGAATTTCTCACTGGGCAGACGCGACAAGGCGACTGCTGCAGGCGGTGCTCCGGCAACCGGAACGTCGTTGGATAGCCAAGCGGAGGCGGAGCTGGAACGACGTCGCACGATGCCCAACACGGATGTGTTTAGTGCAATACAGTTCAATAGTCCGCTGCATCGCAATGCGAACGGCGGCGGCCAAACGGATCTCAGCGAGCAGCCCGCCGACGAGCTGACCTACGAGGTGCCGCCAATGCAGTCGAAGCTGAAGCCCGCCAAGGCTGCCAAGCCGCCCAGCTACGATGAGGCATTGCGGTCGCGACCCACGCCGCCGGTGCCCGCGGTGGCCGCCAAGCATTTGGCTCTGGAGGCAGCACAAAAGGTGCAGCTGCGTAGCCAGCAGCAGTCGAGCAGCGGCGATTCGACAGGCGAGGAGTTGCCGATGCCAGCGTTTCCGGCGCCGCGTCTCTCGCAGCATTTGGACGCACTGCAGCCACCGACACGCCACAAGCGTCGCAAGAACTACGAGAACATACAGTTGCGTCGTCCGCCCGTCGATTCCGCCGAACTGCATGAACTGAATCGCGTTGCAGCCGACGCAGAACGCAAGGAATCGCTGCTCCTCAATGCGAACATTGCGGCCGAAGAGGCGCGTGCTCCGAAGCCAGAGCGCAGCGACTCGTGGCAATTCTACGACGAGGCCGCAGTGAATCCTGGCGAGGCGGAAGAGGAGGACGTGGACTGCGATTCGTGCTCGTCCCCAGAGCCGTTGTATGCCAATCAGGAGGCCACCTACGGCAAGCTCTTTGAGATggccaccagcagcaacagtcgcaaCAAGCTGCTGACACCGCAGCCGGAACTCGCGTGCATCAGCGAGGATGGCGAGCTGGATAGCAACGATGGCGCAGTTGGTGGCTGGTCGGGAGCGGGAGTCGGAGCTGGAACGCATGCAGAGCTGATCGAAGAGTTTGATCCGCTGATGAGCAAATCATCGACGCTGGCGCGTTCGAACAAAAGCaacgagctgctgctgctcgagcATCTGCTCGAAGAGGACACTTATGGCACCATCAAGCGGGAGCAGGACGATGTCAGCATGTGCACCTCCGAGGAGGATGCGCGCAACAATGAtgccacaacaccaacaacgccaacaagaacaacagctgct ATTCGGATTCCCCCCGATGCAGTCGAGGCACGCGCCAAACCCTTCCTCTGTCGCCTCGACGAAAAAGTCAGC GCATCCGCCGTGGTCGTGGATTTGTCGGCGCCATCGCGTAATCGCACCAATTGGTTTGTGGGCGACAAGGCGAACACACACATCGAGGGCGACAGTCCGCCCACGTATCTGGAGGCCATTGGCGGCGACGGTCAACCACTggccacatcatcatcatcagcagcagtcggagcatcaacatcagccgcagcagcagcgacaaccaCATCgccaacagctgcagctggcgGTGAAACACGCTCCACGCTCGGTTCACGTTTCAGGCAAACGATGAACGCCTTCTCGAATGTCAAACTGCGCATGGATGCGATGAAGCGCCGTGCCAGCTTCAAGGGCGCCGCCCAACGGCAGTCGGATGTCAAGGTGGCACTCCAGATGGTGCCACGTCCATGTTTGTCGCCTCTGCTGGTGCGCTACGAGGGACCGCTGGTGCGTTTTCCCTCGGGCGTTGTCGAGGACATACTCAAGGAGATGCAGAATCGCAAGGCCATTCTGCGTGATCGTCAGTTTCAGACGTTCCTTGATCAGGAGATGAAGACGCCCAAGGAACTGATACCGCTCGACACGATCACGACGCTGCAGTGCGTCAGCAACAGTCGCGTCACGGACAGTGCCACGCATTTCTATTGCTTCGAGGTGACCACGTCGCAGCCGAAGAATGGCAACGCCACCTCCGATAATATGTCCTCCAATCCGAATCTGTTGATGACCAGCAATGCCTGCGGCAATGTGAAGCAACAGCGTGTCGCCCATCTCTACGGTGTGGGCAAGGAGTCCGAGCGCGGTGTCTGGATGCAAAAGATCCTCGAGAGTCTCACGAACAGCGTGCCCGTGAAATATACCTGCCACTATTATCGCGCCGGCTGGTGCTACCTTAAG AATTCCATCACCTCAGAGTGGAGCGGCACTTGGCTGGTGCTGCGCAAGAGTCAGCGACGTCTCATCTTTGTCAGCGAGGCCAACGGCAATGTCGAGAAAATGGATCTGCGCAAAGCGCGTTGCATAG TGCTGAAGGAGAGCGACGATTCCATTGACAATCTGCACGTGGAGAGCGGCCCGTTGCTGATGATCGACTGTCCGCCGTACTCGGTGTACATGATCATGAGCTCGGCGAGGGAGACAAAGATTTGGCGACACATCATTCGCGAGGTGGCCCACAACAATGGCTTCTCACTGGGCGATCAGCAGCTGACACGCTACGATGTGCCCGTCATCGTGGACAAGTGCATCAATTTCGTGTACATTCACGGCTCCATGTCGGAGGGCATTTATCGCAAGTCCGGATCGGAGAATTCGATGCACAAACTGATGAGCGCCTTTCGTGCGGATGCCTTCAATGTGGAGATCACGCGCAACGAATACAATGAGCACGATGTGGCCAATGTCCTCAAGCGTTTCATGCGCGATCTGCCCGAACGTTTGCTGGGCAAACTAACCGACAGCTTTGTGTTTGTCACCGAACTCGCTGTGGCCTCCGAGAAGATACCCATCTACAGAGAGCTGCTCGGACGGCTGAGCACCATTGAGCACGAGACGTTGCGACGCATCGTTGGCCACTTGGTGTTCATCAGTTCGCAGCAGGCGAAGAACAAGATGAGCATACAGAATCTAACCATGATCTGGGGTCCCACACTACTGGCGAAGAAG TGTGACGAACTCATTTACTCACAGAAGGAGGCCGATGTGCTCACCGATCTGATTGTACTCTATAAGAATCTATTTCCCTGCAGCGCCGATGAAATG AAAAAGGAGCAAGCCATGCTGATGTGCCTGCAAAAATACTATGCAGCCGCTGAGACACTCAAAGATGCTGTGAAACAGTCTGGTGATATTAAGATCTGGATCAGTCTAAATCCCAATCCGGATAATACAACAGAG GAGAAGACACAAGTGAATGCGACAATCTCACCGACCAAGACCGCCTATGAGTTGTGTCGCGAGTATTCGGAGAAGATGCGATTGCCCACACATCAGCTGACACTGTACGAGGTGATCTTGAATGATAGTCTCGAGCGGCCGCTGCATCACGATGCCAAAGTGTTTGATGTCATATTGAACTGGTCGTATTGGCCCGAAGAGGATCGCAAGCACAATTATCTTGTGGTTCGGCCCATCGATATGCTGCGCGAGGTCCAGCGGGCTGTGAAGAATCTGGCGACAGTGACGCCTGGCAAGGAGCTGCGCTTCGCTGACTATCGCACCAAGTCCTTTAAGACGCTGCAGTGTGAGCTGCGCGATGGCAAAATTGTTGTCTCCAAGAAGGATAAGAACGACAAGACAACGATAATACGTGAAATATTCCTGCAGAGCTCGACCGCGTATTTGGGCTGTGAACGCAAGCGTGACTTCCCCTGGAGCTGGGCCATCACATTTGTGGAACGCACTCAGGCGCAAATTATGAG ATCGCGTGATGCTCCGTACATTGGTCATGTGCTGGCGGGCAGTGAATGGGTCGATCGCACCATCTGGTATTCAAGCATTTGGTATTGTCTACATGGGGATAATATATTGCCGCCAGCGGAGATCATCATCAAGTGA
- the LOC133848908 gene encoding uncharacterized protein LOC133848908: MTSYEKYDKVNIWWFPADFCQARYGKYHKSGNNSCTLISLIFANKLSKSSDFSQNVEELPTRIWNFIGSSINDGNKVYRDRVPKSLNISIPAAILELATRKTIDFQLVEWFFTQLDVEIEDPFGISEELARILKTTLKVFQHQDWEVPSHLFAAIIADSRTIIISFDLNNSIASFFDSHRHGENTGAVFAQATMEDIDNLMFWYITMMDTSFSSRPEMYEIAFLSSHRDLSEIPSPPFGDLAKDLKKSQPDAPLKLKPENFDEFDEEKLKT; this comes from the coding sequence ATGACTTCATATGAGAAGTACGATAAGGTAAACATCTGGTGGTTTCCTGCAGACTTTTGTCAAGCACGCTACGGAAAGTACCACAAGAGTGGAAATAATTCTTGTACTCTAATATCGCTGATCTTTGCGAATAAGCTAAGCAAGTCATCAGACTTTAGCCAAAACGTGGAAGAGTTGCCCACCCGAATATGGAATTTTATTGGTAGCTCAATCAACGATGGCAACAAAGTGTATCGTGATCGTGTTCCCAAATCCCTTAACATAAGTATTCCAGCCGCAATTTTGGAATTAGCTACGCGTAAGACGATTGATTTTCAGTTGGTTGAATGGTTCTTCACACAATTGGATGTCGAAATTGAGGATCCTTTTGGCATCAGTGAAGAACTCGCTCGCATTTTGAAGACAACTTTGAAAGTGTTTCAGCACCAAGACTGGGAGGTGCCGTCCCATCTATTTGCTGCCATTATTGCTGACAGTCGAACCATAATAATAAGCTTTGATTTGAACAATTCAATTGCCTCATTCTTCGATTCCCATCGGCACGGCGAGAATACTGGCGCTGTCTTCGCCCAGGCAACTATGGAAGACATTGACAATTTgatgttttggtatattaccATGATGGACACCAGTTTTTCCAGTCGCCCCGAGATGTACGAGATAGCATTTCTTAGCTCACATCGGGACTTGTCCGAAATTCCTTCGCCGCCATTTGGGGATTTGGCTAAGGATCTGAAAAAGTCACAACCCGATGCACCGCTCAAATTGAAGCCAGAGAATTTCGATGAGTTCGACGAGgaaaaacttaaaacataa